In Cryptomeria japonica chromosome 5, Sugi_1.0, whole genome shotgun sequence, the genomic window AAAGCTATTAGAATCATGGAAATAAAGttccattcaatcctatcataaGCCTTTTCAAAGTCCAATAGAAACATGGCCACCTTTTGATTTGAATGTCTAGCCCACTCAATAGCCTCCCAACTGGTAATGAGGTTCTCCAAGATGTATCTCCCTTTAATAAATCCGGTTTGAGTGGTTCAAATAAACATAGGCAGGATATTTTCAAGTCTAATAGAAAGCATCTTCGCAAGGATCTTATAGGATACATTAAGTAGTATAATAGGATGCTAGTTTTTTATAGGAGCCTTGTCCCCTTCTTTAGGAATAAGTTTGATAAGGCCTCTATTAATTTCAGCACCTAGAGACCCTATCTTAGAAGCTTCCTTATAGACCTCTAGTTAGTCATCTACAATCTAGCTAATATTAGCCTTATAGAATTCAATGGTAAGCCCATCCGGCCGAGGGCTTTATCATTATGAAAAGAGTTGATGGCTCCTTTGATCTTCTTAACTATGAAAGGTCTACTAATAGTCTTACCTTCTTCAAGAGATAGAATCTTAGGGACAAGAGCCTGACATATGTCTATAGTAAGTATGGATACAAGAGAATCCTGTAAGGAgaacaacattttgtaaaagttgaAAAATTCAGTCACGATCTCTTCTTCTTCAAAGACTTCCCTGCCATCCATCCAGAGCTTGTCTACCTTCTCCTTGAACTGTTTCTTCTCtagaaggttgaagaagaatttAGACCCTTTATCTCCTTGAGACAACCACAACATCCTATCTCTAGTCATGGCTCCCATGGCTCTATCATGCTGAAATTTCCTGAGTTTATCTCTAGCCACCGCCACCAAGTGGGTAAGATGtgaactattggggtctctttgaATATCTTGCTCTACCTTATGCAGATTAGAGGAGAGGATAAGCTTCACCTATCTAGCATCCTTGGCCTCTTCTTGCCAATGGTAAAAACAACCTTCTGCCAGCTAGACACCGAGGTATTCCACCTAGTAATATTAGAGATATCTTGAGAATCCCATTTATTAAACAATCTCACAATATGAATACCAGCCAAAACATCATGATCTTGTAGTAATTTATTGTTAAGGATGAATTTGCCACCACTTTTGTTATCAGTCTTGTTAGAACTTCTAAAGACAATATTAGCAAAAATGGGGTGATGGTCAGATAGGGAAGAAGACCTCACAATCACTAGGCACCCTTGTTGATCTAGGACAAAGGAGAAGGCATCCTTGTTGGTGAAGAATCTATCCAATCTAGAGAAAATCATGTTTCCATCTTTTTGATAATTGCAACAGGTAAACTAGATGCCCTTATAGGTTTGATTTAAACCTTCCAAGGGGACAAAGAGTCTCTTAATGCTTTTTAGTCTTTCCCTATGTAATTTCTCTCCCTCTTTCCACTCAACTTGGCTCCCCCTAGCTTATCTTCCTTGTGTTCAACCATGTTAAAGTCTTTCCCAAGATACAAAGGATATCCGGAAGGGATGCAAGCCATTGCTAGAGGTCAAATCTATCCCTATAATCATTGGGAGCGTACACAGTGTAGAGCCCAAAGGAAGAGTCACCATGCTCAAAGGTGATCCATACAACCCTATTGTAGGGGGACACCACTGAGCAAAGGATAGAGTTTCTCCACTGAGTGTTAATAAGAATAGCATCCCTCCCTTTGTCTTTCTCATGTTTAGTGCAAAATTTAAGGGCATCTCTCCACAGAAAATTAAGATTGACTTCCAATGAAAAAATAATGCCTTTAACTTCCAGTAATAGGGTAAAGTCCAAATCCTTATGCTAATTAAACATTCTTCTCACCACATATTTCCTATCAGGGAACTCCAACCCCCAGATATTCCAGGATAAGCACATCATGGTAAGCAGATAGTTAATTATCATTCTTGTCAGCTTTAAAGCTACTAAAACACTTGGGGAAGCTAGCCTTCTAGTTAGAATATTTGTGCAGGGGAGACTACTTATTTTTAGAGCTTAGTGGCCTGTCTCTTTTCCTCCTAGTGAGTGCTTCAGATTCAGAGATCTCATCATTTGGATTATCATTGTCCCTAGTCCCTTCACAACTAGTAACTGAAAAGTTGGATCTCAACTCAGTCTCAATCTCAAACTCTTGAATGTCTATTGAGGAGGCTTCCTCGGGGGTATCACCCTCAAATAGACCTAACTCAGAATGGCAATTAGGTTTAGCATTGTCAATCATTCGATTAGGCGGGATAACCTCATAGAAGACATTGTCATAATCAACCAAGGAGTTAGATTTCATAGGGACAGATCTTGAAGAGGCAATTATATGAGAGGGAGGGGGGCAATCTCCATCCCCCTGGGGATCCTCAGAACCAATCTATACTATGGCCAAATTGGACAAGTCAGCCAAGGCTTGGAATTGATTAGAGTTAGGAGCAGAATGAGGATCATAGGGGGGAGAGGAAGTTAcatcccttcttctactatcacAACTTCCTTGATCAATCCCTTCAAAAGACTTAATAATAGATTTAACATGGGATCCCTTGTCTAAATCACTCATTAATAAGATCTCAAGTGGGGGCCTACTAGCACCATCATCCATGGGTTCCTCAATAGAGCATAGCTTCTATTTCCCTCTAGCCCTAATTTTCTCCAATGCCAATTGTTGGGCATTTTTTATCGTTGTCCTCTTATTCTTTCTAGAGACCACCTGGAAGCTAGAGCCCTCGACTCCCTCCATTTGGCAGATAGCAGCAGATACAACTGAATGGCAGGGGGCATTAAAGGAGGCAAAGCCGTAGTCTTTTTCAATAATAGGGGGATTCACAAGTTGTTCTTTTGGAAAGCTAGCCATGAGATTATTAAAGGCCTTTCAAAGAGAGTCTAATTTATCCAAGATAGGAGGGGATCCTTTAGTCTTAGCGACAACACCCAACTTAGAGACGGTTCCAGAAGGGTTTACACCATTTTTCTTCTTGGCCAAAAGGATAGGGCATAATCTTTTGATGTGTCCTTCCCGTTTACATAGAAAGCAAGAATTCAGGCCTCCTAGGGTTTCGATAACACATGCGAATGTGTTTCCTTGGAGTTTAATCTCAATAAATCTCGGAATATCAATGTGAGGGTTAATGGAGACTAGGACTCTGGCATCTAGGTGGGGGACAAGATTTGAGGAGTGATCAACCCTAATCACTCTACTGACGGATTCTAGAATTTGGGGGATGAAATTCCAGAAGATGGGAGAAAAATTCTTAATCAGGAGCCAACGAGGGCAAGAGAGAgccaaaatctcttcattaattgCATCAAAGGACCATTTGAGGGCTCTGATAGTGGTTTGACCaacaacctagaaatttttttggaGGACCTCCGCATGTGACTTATTatcattgaaaaaaataataaataaaccttTCTGAATCATTCTACAGAAGGAGAAgttaaaccctaattttttaatccACACATTTTTCATCCAGTCATCTAAAATTTTTCTAGCTGGACATCTATCTAAATCAGTAACAACAAAGAAAATGGCGATATCTTGAAGCCTGAGATTTTCCAATTCAAAAGACTTGGTCATAGATTCATTGGACGAAATAGAAAAGGTACACAGAGGCGAGGAAGGGCCCTTACctcatcctccatctccaccatcacACCGAGAGGAGGAAGCACTTACTAGGTCAAACTTGGCTTCAAGGGGGACCTACACTGATTCTCCATTAATGGCATCTGTCCTCTTCCATCAGGCATTGAATGTGGAGGCCTCCTTCACACGCCTGCAATTAATTCTACCGaacagagagagaagaaaaagaaagggtcAGAAAGGCAAACGAAAGAGTAAGGCGAGAAGATTTTACCACCGTAGAGGAGGCCTTACCACCTCCTCCACGCGTAGGAGAGAGAACCCCAAAGCCCAATGCAGCTAGACAGTCCACGTCAAACCACCCTAGGTTGCAGACAAATAATCTATTCAATCTCAATTTAAGATTTttcataaatcaattttatttttttaacgtGGAAACACATACAAATAGCGAAATCATCATAACAATTTCATAAGGCAGGTAGAGTGACCGTCAAATTCCAGACCGGCGTGAGACGAGTATAAAATATCAAAATGGCTGCTGATATTTAGGTTGTCACGGTTTAAAGGCAACAAAAGGTTTGAGTGAAAACTAAGGAGCCTGTCCCTCGTCCATGTTTCGTGAAATTTGTGGTTTCACGTGCGGAAGAATCCGAGCTTATCCTTTAATACCGTTTGATGCACGCCATATTGAAAACCATGTTGAAGCTGTTCTCTCATTCTCCTCCAAACATATCGACGTCAAGATTATCTTTTAATACtcttttgttaaattttttatgtTCTCTATTTATCGGTTTTATGTTTAAAACTTGTTATATTGTATAAATGGCTGTATAAGGCGGATTTCTGGTAGACGAGGGTAGGGTTTACGTAGATGTTTTGCCAGAATGTGAATTTTGTTTTGAAGCAATTTACTGATACAACATACAATGTACAAATGGGTGTATAGGCAGTAACTGGTAGCTGGGGGTAGGGTTTGGGTGATGTTCGGCTTGATTTTGGAGCTTTTTTCAGAAAATTTGGATCAGTTTGTAGGGTGGATATTTATGTATTTTGTTTTGAACATCAATAAAAGTATATTATTattcacttatatatatatataaatcatttgataataattattataaaaatataaatggaCTTGAAATATTTTCAAAGTAGAATGAtaattttaaacattttaaaatattttttaatatcaatatAGAAACTTATTTCAATTGTAAAAGtgaattaattttttaatataaaatacaaataattattttttttctaattttacatatttttttatatatgcaTATGACTAATGAATATAAGGAAAccttaaaaataattcaagaaagAGATGGCAATATTTTTCTCGAAACAAAAATATGTATTTTATAATTCATACATTTGCGTCCTTTAATAAGTTAATATGCTTTAAAATTTAACAAAGCATATGATATACTTTGAGCATTGGTTTAAAggtcaaaaatatattttttattttctaagataTATTATATAGTTTAAAGGCATGCCATATCTGAATAGTTATGAGATTTTCATTTGCACTTCTATATTGAATGTACAACCATATACACTTTGCATATATCATTGCTTGTATACTATTTCATATGATGTCATCACATAATTGTATATTATTTCAAATTTCTACAATCTAATTTTTATCTTTGAATTTATATTCAATTAAAGTATCACAAATAAAAAATCTTTATCTTTAATGATTAGCTTGGattgtttgttttatttttattttatgtatgcACATTCTAAAACCTCTATCTAGAAAGTTTTTTCAATTTTATACTATATATTACAACTTTAGAATTTAATGAGATCATATACAATGGTATACTATATTTTTATAAAGTTGTATGTATGAAACTTAAAAGTATtagtaaaaaataaaattttattataaataattataatataatcttCCAATTTATAGTTCACTTTTCTGTAGGCTATATATTCACCTATGCAGCTTTTTTAATCGCCTCTATATCAGGCAAATTCAGTTAAATTAGTTTCTGTATTTACGAAGTTAAATAGATTCCTTTACAAATTTAGTActgatatatataattttataatatttattattaaaattcaaattgattgaaaatatttttaaaatagaatatATTAGTTTTCCAGTTTTTAGAAATACCATAACATGGATTTTAGAATAGTTTCTAAGTTATTAAAATTACTATTTAGGATAGAATTTAAAATTTTGACATTTATTACTAATAGTTACCATTATTTAGTATCATATATATGATTTTacaatgtttataattttttttattaatttagatttttttcttttctttttcatttacaatatttttaacaagattattttaaatattttttaatatcaatataaaaacttatttcatttgtaatagtgAATTCAACTTTTTTACATAAATTACTAATAATTACTAGTTTTTTTCTAGTTTTACACTTTTTAATATAGATATAGGATATTCATATgactaatgaaataaataaaaaatttaaataattcaagAAAGAGATGTCAATAATTTTTAGAGTCAATTATGTTCTTTAATAAGttaacatattttaaatatttaaaaagcaTATGATATACTTTTAACATTAGTAATACAATATGAGATATATGATATAGTTTAAAGGCATGTTATATTTTAATGGTTACCATTCACATTTCTATATTGGATCTACAATGATATGCACTTGGTATTTATCATTGCTTGTATAATAATTCATATGTAGCAATCACATGATTGTATATTGTTTCAAACTTGTACACTCTAAATTCTATCGTTGAATTTATTTTCTATTAAAGtaacacaaaataaaaaatattgatcaTTATTGAttatgaaatataaaaaaaataaaaaaataatatatataactgCTAAAAGTATTTATATGTAGAATTTTTTTAATACGTGGAAAGCCAAATCATCATCAAAAATTCATGGCAGGTAGAATGACCGTCAAATTGCGGGCAGCGTGGGAGGAACATAAAACATGAGAATGTCTGTCGACATTACGGTTAAAAGGTAACGAAAGATGCACAACCGTCCCTCGTTCGTGTTTCGTGAAATTTGTGATTTCTTTTCTTTCGCGGAAGAAAGATTTCACGTGCGGAAGAACCGATCCTTTGATGCACGCCATATTGAAAACCAAGTTGTTGGTGTTCCAAACATATCGACGTGAAGCTTATCTTTTAATACTCTTTAATGCACGCAATATTGATAACGAAAGTCAAGTTGATCTCTGGCTCTCCTCTACAAATACTTTCGATGGTAGTTATTCGCGGCAAGAAAAAGAGTATCTAGTCTTAGAGAAGGTTAAGATGTCTTTAATGTGGCTTGTTTTGGTGGTGTGCTTCCTGCACTTGTGCGCAGGGCAGGATTTGCAAACACAATATTTAAGCGCTCACAACAATGCGAGGTCTCAAGTGGGCTTTGGTCCTCTTGTGTGGGATGATACTGTCGCTACCTACGCACAAAACTATGCT contains:
- the LOC131036793 gene encoding pathogenesis-related protein 1C, which encodes MHAILKTKLLVFQTYRREAYLLILFNARNIDNESQVDLWLSSTNTFDGSYSRQEKEYLVLEKVKMSLMWLVLVVCFLHLCAGQDLQTQYLSAHNNARSQVGFGPLVWDDTVATYAQNYANQRMADCAMQHSNGQYGENLFWGRGMEYTPADAVSLWVNEKINYDYNSNSCAQGKVCGHYTQVVWRNSQKLGCARVKCNNGAIFITCNYDPRGNYIGMKPY